Proteins encoded within one genomic window of Lysinibacillus sphaericus:
- a CDS encoding chemotaxis protein CheX: MSNSKYFQTILNGTIHALKTILPMDIQVKAPSIISEPFQQQQMGVLIGLIGDVKGRVIIDSSPEVFSGIGSTMFGMPLEGEMLESFTGEFGNMIAGNLCTAVGQENLEIDITPPTVMVGNTKLYGFEKAFVLPVTIPNIGALTVLLTIEEEVITS, encoded by the coding sequence ATGAGTAATTCGAAGTACTTTCAAACTATTTTAAACGGGACAATCCATGCATTAAAAACAATCCTACCTATGGACATCCAAGTGAAAGCGCCAAGTATTATTTCTGAGCCCTTTCAACAACAGCAAATGGGTGTATTAATTGGCCTAATTGGAGATGTAAAGGGACGTGTAATTATAGATTCCTCCCCTGAAGTATTTAGCGGTATCGGCAGTACAATGTTTGGTATGCCATTAGAAGGAGAAATGCTAGAATCCTTCACTGGTGAATTTGGCAATATGATTGCAGGTAATTTATGTACAGCAGTAGGACAGGAAAATTTAGAAATTGATATTACACCCCCTACTGTTATGGTTGGTAACACAAAACTTTATGGTTTTGAAAAAGCATTTGTTCTACCTGTTACGATTCCCAACATTGGTGCACTTACGGTATTACTGACGATTGAAGAAGAAGTCATAACAAGTTAA